A window of Bradyrhizobium sp. AZCC 1610 contains these coding sequences:
- a CDS encoding ActS/PrrB/RegB family redox-sensitive histidine kinase yields the protein MTDVATSDFRLPHRYVRLDTILRLRWLAALGQLTAIFIVAHGLEFDFPVIACVAIVGVSALLNLALQVAFNPMQRLEPVYAAALLALNIVELAALLFLTGGLQNPFSFLFLGPVLISATVLPVRMTVGLGLLAVACSSGLVFFNLPLPWDSEDPLVLPPIYLFGVWLSIVLAIGVTSLYAFQANEEARKLSDALAATELVLTREQHLTQLDGLAAAAAHELGTPLSTIFLISRELEKTVDGNDPLASDLKTLREQAQRCRDILAKLTQLSSSGAPFDLMPLSTLIEEAVAPHRDFDVAIKVRLAVAATREPVVARNPAILYGVGNILENAVDFARTTVEVNAWWNADTVEIVISDDGPGIAPDMLKRIGEPYLSRRRSADEAHRERAGLGLGVFIARTLLERTGAKVSFSNRTFPDHGAVVQIAWPRARFETEESPAGPAD from the coding sequence ATGACCGACGTCGCCACCTCCGATTTCCGCCTTCCGCACCGCTATGTCCGTCTCGACACGATTCTTCGGCTGCGCTGGCTGGCTGCGCTCGGCCAGCTCACCGCGATCTTCATCGTGGCGCATGGGCTGGAATTCGACTTTCCCGTCATTGCATGCGTCGCAATTGTTGGCGTTTCGGCACTTCTTAATCTCGCGCTGCAGGTTGCCTTCAACCCGATGCAGCGGCTGGAACCGGTCTATGCGGCGGCGCTGCTGGCGCTCAACATCGTCGAATTGGCGGCGCTGCTGTTCCTGACCGGGGGCTTGCAGAATCCGTTTTCATTTCTGTTCCTCGGCCCGGTCCTGATCTCGGCGACGGTGCTGCCGGTCCGGATGACGGTCGGGCTCGGCCTGCTCGCGGTCGCATGCTCTTCGGGCCTGGTGTTCTTCAATCTGCCGCTGCCGTGGGACAGCGAAGATCCGCTGGTGCTGCCACCGATCTATCTGTTCGGGGTCTGGCTCTCGATCGTGCTCGCGATCGGCGTCACCAGCCTCTATGCGTTCCAGGCGAACGAGGAGGCGCGGAAGCTTTCCGATGCGCTGGCCGCGACCGAGCTGGTGCTGACGCGCGAGCAGCACCTGACCCAGCTCGATGGCCTCGCCGCCGCTGCCGCGCATGAACTCGGCACGCCGCTGTCGACGATCTTCCTGATTTCGCGGGAGCTGGAAAAGACGGTCGACGGCAACGACCCCTTGGCGTCCGACCTGAAAACCCTGCGCGAACAGGCGCAGCGCTGCCGCGACATCCTGGCCAAGCTCACCCAGCTTTCCTCCTCCGGCGCGCCGTTCGACCTCATGCCGCTGTCGACGCTGATCGAGGAGGCGGTGGCGCCGCATCGCGATTTCGACGTCGCGATCAAGGTGCGGCTAGCTGTCGCAGCCACGCGGGAACCGGTCGTCGCTCGGAACCCGGCAATCCTCTACGGCGTCGGCAACATCCTGGAGAACGCCGTCGATTTCGCACGGACGACCGTGGAGGTGAACGCCTGGTGGAACGCCGATACGGTCGAAATCGTCATTTCGGACGACGGCCCGGGCATTGCGCCCGATATGCTGAAACGGATCGGAGAACCCTATTTATCGAGGCGCCGCAGCGCCGATGAGGCCCACCGCGAACGCGCCGGCCTCGGCCTTGGCGTGTTCATCGCCCGCACGCTGCTGGAACGGACCGGCGCCAAGGTTTCGTTCTCCAACCGGACGTTTCCCGATCACGGCGCCGTGGTGCAGATCGCCTGGCCCCGCGCCCGCTTCGAAACCGAGGAAAGTCCTGCCGGGCCAGCAGATTAG
- a CDS encoding ActR/PrrA/RegA family redox response regulator transcription factor — MNAIAELNDLADRSLLIVEDDKPFLERLSRAMETRGFAVTSCDTVSDGLAQINKAAPAFAVVDLRLGDGNGLDVVSALKRKRPDARTIVLTGYGNIATAVTAVKMGAVDYLSKPADADDVVAALLASGTEKSELPSNPMSADRVRWEHIQRIYEMCNRNVSETARRLNMHRRTLQRILAKRAPR; from the coding sequence TTGAACGCCATCGCCGAACTGAACGATCTCGCCGACCGCTCGCTGCTGATCGTCGAGGACGACAAGCCATTTCTGGAGCGCCTGTCGCGCGCGATGGAAACCCGCGGCTTCGCGGTGACATCCTGCGACACCGTGTCCGACGGGCTGGCCCAGATCAACAAGGCCGCACCGGCCTTCGCGGTGGTGGACCTGCGGCTTGGCGACGGCAACGGGCTCGACGTGGTGTCGGCGCTGAAGCGCAAGCGCCCCGACGCGCGCACCATCGTGCTGACTGGTTACGGCAACATCGCCACTGCCGTCACGGCGGTGAAGATGGGCGCGGTGGATTATCTCTCGAAGCCAGCGGACGCCGACGACGTCGTTGCGGCGCTGCTCGCCAGCGGCACCGAGAAGTCCGAGCTGCCGTCAAATCCGATGTCGGCGGATCGCGTGCGCTGGGAACACATCCAGCGCATCTACGAGATGTGCAACCGCAACGTCTCCGAAACCGCCCGGCGGCTGAACATGCACCGCCGCACCTTGCAGCGGATTCTGGCGAAACGCGCGCCGCGGTAG
- a CDS encoding helix-turn-helix domain-containing protein, translated as MLIQKLRLQRGWSQEQLAELSGLSVRTIQRIERGQPASIESLKSLGAAFQIDFSDLKEPEMNPTVSQNVSADEALALSHVRKVKGFYIHLAQYAITVGFLAAVNFFVYPRSYWVVWIALGWGIGLLLHGLRTFDKIPFLNGEWERQQVEKQLGRKL; from the coding sequence ATGCTGATACAAAAACTCAGGCTGCAGCGCGGCTGGTCACAGGAACAACTGGCCGAGTTGAGTGGCCTCAGCGTGCGCACCATCCAGCGCATCGAGCGGGGCCAGCCCGCCAGCATCGAATCTTTGAAATCGCTTGGGGCGGCCTTTCAGATCGATTTTTCCGATCTCAAGGAGCCAGAAATGAACCCCACTGTTAGCCAAAATGTCAGCGCCGATGAAGCCCTCGCCCTGTCGCACGTCCGCAAGGTAAAAGGCTTCTATATTCACTTGGCCCAATACGCCATCACTGTCGGCTTCCTCGCGGCGGTCAATTTCTTCGTGTATCCCCGGTCCTACTGGGTTGTCTGGATTGCGCTCGGCTGGGGTATCGGCCTGCTGTTGCACGGATTGCGGACGTTCGACAAAATTCCGTTCCTGAATGGCGAATGGGAACGGCAACAGGTCGAGAAGCAGTTGGGCCGGAAGCTCTAA
- a CDS encoding SulP family inorganic anion transporter, with protein MKHWIRWLPGLDTLRRYEAAWLRHDILAGLVLSAMLIPVGIAYAEASGLPGIYGLYATIIPLFVYALFGPSRILVLGPDSALAAIILGVVVPLSGGDPVRAATLAAMMAIVSGTVCILAGIARLGFVTELLSKPIRYGYINGIALTVLISQLPKLFGFSIESEGSLRSLWAITGAILEGKTNWVAFGIGLGTLTVILLLQKYQRLPGILIAVVAATAAVAALDLAARYGVTVLGPLAQGLPGFAVPWIGPGDIVPVLIGGCAIAMVSFADTSVLSRAYAARLGDHVDPNQEMVALGAANLATGLFQGFPISSSGSRTPVAEAAGARTQLTCIVGAVAIAFLLLVAPNLLQYLPNAALAAVVIAAAISLIEVTDLKRIFRIQPWEFWLSIVCFAGVVALGVIPGIGLAIAIAIAEFLWDAWRPHSAVLGRADGVKGYHDITRYPDARQIPGLVLFRWDAPLFFANAEFFKERALDAVAKSPTPVHWLVVAAEPVTGVDVTAGDTLAELDEALHAQGIELCFAELKDPVKDKLKKFGLLAQLGENCFFPTIGAAVSGYLEVHDVEWEDWEDRAKR; from the coding sequence ATGAAGCATTGGATCCGCTGGCTGCCAGGTCTCGACACCCTCCGTCGATATGAAGCGGCGTGGCTCAGGCACGATATCCTCGCCGGGCTCGTGCTGTCAGCCATGCTGATCCCGGTTGGCATTGCCTACGCGGAGGCCTCGGGCTTGCCCGGCATCTACGGCCTGTACGCAACGATCATACCGCTCTTTGTCTACGCATTGTTCGGGCCAAGCCGCATCCTCGTCCTCGGACCGGACTCGGCGCTTGCAGCTATCATCCTTGGCGTCGTCGTTCCGTTGTCTGGCGGCGATCCCGTCCGCGCTGCAACCTTGGCCGCCATGATGGCAATCGTTTCCGGGACGGTTTGCATTCTGGCAGGCATCGCGCGCCTGGGCTTTGTGACTGAGCTTCTCTCCAAGCCGATACGCTACGGCTACATCAATGGAATTGCATTGACCGTATTGATCAGCCAGTTGCCAAAGCTGTTCGGCTTCTCGATCGAAAGCGAAGGCTCTTTGCGGAGCTTGTGGGCGATCACCGGTGCAATCCTTGAAGGAAAGACCAACTGGGTGGCCTTCGGGATTGGGCTCGGCACGTTGACGGTCATCCTGCTGCTCCAGAAATACCAGCGGCTGCCAGGCATTCTGATTGCAGTCGTCGCGGCAACGGCCGCCGTCGCTGCGCTGGATCTTGCGGCGCGTTACGGCGTGACAGTTCTGGGTCCCCTTGCGCAGGGTCTGCCGGGTTTCGCCGTTCCCTGGATCGGTCCGGGCGATATAGTCCCGGTGCTGATCGGCGGTTGCGCGATCGCGATGGTATCTTTTGCCGATACCAGCGTGCTTTCGCGGGCCTATGCGGCGCGATTGGGCGATCATGTTGATCCCAACCAGGAGATGGTGGCGCTCGGCGCCGCCAATCTGGCAACCGGCCTTTTTCAGGGTTTCCCGATCAGCAGCAGCGGTTCGCGTACGCCTGTTGCAGAAGCCGCCGGCGCCCGCACTCAACTGACCTGCATCGTTGGCGCGGTTGCCATCGCTTTCCTTCTGCTGGTGGCACCCAACCTGCTTCAGTATTTGCCCAACGCTGCGTTGGCCGCTGTCGTGATCGCCGCTGCGATCAGCTTGATTGAGGTCACCGACCTCAAGCGGATCTTCCGCATTCAGCCGTGGGAGTTCTGGCTATCGATCGTCTGCTTTGCCGGCGTCGTCGCGCTCGGAGTGATTCCGGGAATAGGTCTGGCAATCGCTATCGCCATTGCCGAGTTTCTATGGGACGCTTGGCGCCCGCACTCCGCCGTACTGGGCCGCGCCGACGGCGTGAAAGGTTATCACGACATCACGCGATATCCGGATGCACGGCAGATCCCCGGGCTGGTTCTGTTCCGATGGGATGCGCCGCTGTTCTTCGCCAACGCTGAATTCTTCAAGGAGCGCGCTCTGGACGCGGTGGCGAAATCGCCGACGCCGGTACACTGGCTGGTGGTTGCGGCGGAGCCGGTCACTGGCGTGGACGTCACCGCCGGCGATACGCTCGCCGAATTGGACGAGGCGTTGCATGCACAGGGTATCGAGCTTTGTTTTGCCGAACTCAAGGATCCCGTAAAGGACAAGCTGAAGAAATTCGGTTTATTGGCACAGCTTGGCGAGAATTGCTTTTTCCCAACCATCGGCGCAGCCGTTTCCGGCTACCTGGAAGTCCATGATGTCGAGTGGGAGGACTGGGAGGACCGAGCCAAACGTTAG
- a CDS encoding MmcB family DNA repair protein, whose product MESPARQISLVPPLDRRQSETALAIARGTARLLRSLGFSCISELPLPSGRRADLVALNERGEIWIVEIKSSVEDLRADQKWQDYRMHCDRLFFAFTQDLPCEIFPQDTGLIIADAYGAHLHCEAPEHRLPAATRKSMTVRFAMAAAQRINRLVDPQGHGEF is encoded by the coding sequence ATGGAATCGCCCGCCCGCCAGATCAGCCTCGTGCCGCCGTTAGACCGCCGCCAGTCGGAGACGGCGCTGGCGATCGCGCGCGGTACCGCGCGGCTACTGCGATCGCTGGGGTTCTCCTGCATCAGCGAGCTGCCGTTGCCCTCGGGGCGACGCGCCGATCTGGTGGCGCTGAACGAGCGCGGCGAAATCTGGATCGTCGAGATCAAGTCGTCGGTGGAAGACCTGCGCGCCGACCAGAAATGGCAGGACTACCGGATGCATTGCGACCGGCTGTTCTTCGCCTTCACGCAGGACCTGCCTTGCGAGATCTTCCCGCAAGATACCGGCCTGATCATCGCCGATGCCTACGGCGCCCATCTGCATTGCGAGGCGCCTGAGCATCGCCTGCCGGCGGCGACGCGCAAATCGATGACGGTGCGTTTTGCCATGGCCGCAGCCCAGCGGATCAACCGCCTGGTCGATCCGCAAGGGCATGGGGAGTTCTGA
- a CDS encoding vWA domain-containing protein: MPRIATSAFALALTAPFLSAGLSSAVAKPAVEVAFVLDTTGSMGGLLEGAKRKIWSIATAIVDSNPDADIRMGLVAYRDIGDDYVTRKVELTTDIQDLYASLLELKARGGGDWPESVNEALDVAVNKLQWTTGGDIRRIVFLVGDAPPHMDYAQDSKYPVTLSVAKQKDIIVNAVLAGEARDTERVWRDIARNGNGRFIPIPQDGGQVVIIETPYDEDIIILQREINGTVIPYGPRALQKRTEGKTKQLSEVAAAAPAQASEMASYLNKRSKATSEAVTGDGDLVADVSAGRSSFSAIKEEDLPDNLRAMKPEQRVEEVSKQMSQRKALNEKLAALVAKRDKYVADQRAKAPPKASSFDRVVEDTLKAQIKR, from the coding sequence ATGCCACGCATCGCTACATCAGCTTTTGCCCTCGCTCTCACTGCCCCGTTCCTGTCCGCCGGCCTGTCGTCGGCCGTTGCAAAGCCCGCCGTCGAAGTGGCGTTCGTGCTCGACACCACGGGCTCGATGGGCGGCCTGCTCGAAGGCGCCAAGCGCAAGATCTGGTCGATCGCGACCGCCATCGTCGATTCCAACCCCGACGCCGACATCCGCATGGGCCTCGTCGCCTATCGCGACATCGGCGACGACTACGTCACCAGGAAGGTCGAACTCACCACCGACATCCAGGATCTCTACGCCAGCCTTCTGGAACTGAAAGCCCGCGGCGGCGGCGACTGGCCGGAGAGCGTCAATGAGGCGCTTGATGTGGCCGTCAACAAGCTGCAATGGACCACCGGCGGCGACATCAGGCGGATCGTGTTCCTGGTCGGCGATGCGCCGCCGCACATGGATTACGCGCAGGATAGCAAGTATCCGGTCACGCTGTCGGTGGCGAAGCAGAAGGACATCATCGTCAATGCGGTGCTGGCCGGCGAGGCCCGCGATACCGAGCGGGTGTGGCGCGATATCGCCCGGAACGGCAACGGCCGCTTCATCCCGATCCCGCAGGACGGCGGCCAGGTCGTGATCATCGAAACCCCTTACGACGAGGACATCATCATCCTGCAGCGGGAGATCAACGGCACCGTGATCCCTTACGGACCGCGCGCGTTGCAGAAGCGCACCGAGGGCAAGACCAAGCAATTGTCCGAGGTCGCCGCCGCCGCGCCGGCGCAGGCCTCGGAGATGGCGAGCTACCTCAACAAGCGTTCCAAGGCGACGTCGGAAGCCGTCACCGGCGATGGCGATCTCGTCGCTGATGTCTCGGCCGGCCGCAGCAGCTTTTCCGCCATCAAGGAAGAAGACCTGCCGGATAATCTGCGCGCGATGAAGCCTGAACAGCGCGTCGAGGAAGTCAGCAAGCAGATGAGCCAGCGCAAGGCGCTCAACGAAAAACTGGCGGCGCTGGTGGCGAAACGCGACAAGTACGTCGCCGACCAGCGCGCCAAGGCGCCACCGAAAGCGTCATCGTTCGACCGTGTGGTCGAGGATACGCTGAAGGCGCAGATCAAGCGGTAG
- a CDS encoding RMD1 family protein, translated as MNQASKSPLGGPRTTARAFFVSERLNASGLERGDVLSTTPLAFRVNQDGGVAILFRYGVVILIGLNALEEEEFLRSLQSRMTGVFARRDEEMAVVELGSDKEDQVPPGGPIYLQSFSPERLILVGEALAKSVVLARHEREVASVFDATEPFSRELARSGRMGGGRRSILKHIGNALLVRHRVSGPVEVAEKPDVLWDKPHLERLYARLEDEYELKERAESLNRKLAVIAESAQVLTDIIDTRRSLRLEVIIVLLILFEVIITIYQLAMGRHP; from the coding sequence ATGAACCAAGCCTCCAAATCGCCGCTGGGCGGTCCCCGTACAACTGCCCGCGCCTTCTTTGTCAGCGAGCGCCTCAATGCGTCGGGCCTTGAACGCGGCGATGTCCTCTCCACGACACCCCTTGCCTTTCGCGTCAATCAAGACGGCGGCGTCGCGATCTTGTTTCGCTATGGCGTTGTGATTTTGATCGGCCTCAATGCCCTGGAGGAGGAAGAATTCCTTCGTAGCCTGCAATCGCGCATGACAGGGGTATTCGCAAGGCGCGACGAGGAAATGGCCGTCGTTGAACTCGGCTCGGACAAGGAGGACCAGGTTCCGCCCGGCGGACCGATTTACCTGCAAAGCTTCTCGCCGGAGCGCCTGATTTTGGTTGGCGAGGCGCTTGCGAAGAGCGTCGTCCTGGCGCGACATGAGCGGGAGGTTGCCAGCGTGTTTGACGCCACGGAGCCGTTCTCGCGGGAGCTGGCGCGCAGCGGCCGGATGGGTGGCGGCCGCCGCTCGATCCTGAAGCATATTGGCAATGCGCTGCTGGTGCGGCATCGAGTGTCAGGGCCGGTCGAAGTAGCGGAGAAACCCGACGTGCTGTGGGACAAGCCGCATCTTGAGCGGCTCTATGCCCGGCTGGAGGACGAGTACGAGCTCAAGGAGCGTGCGGAATCGCTGAACCGCAAGCTCGCCGTGATCGCCGAGAGCGCGCAGGTGTTGACCGATATCATCGACACGCGGCGTTCGCTGCGGCTCGAAGTGATTATTGTGCTCCTGATCCTGTTCGAAGTGATTATCACGATCTACCAACTCGCCATGGGCCGGCATCCCTGA
- a CDS encoding MBL fold metallo-hydrolase, which produces MDDKIETQAKAGAMIVPVTLFEQNCTIIWHEPSRKAVVIDPGGDVPKILEAIKQTGVTVEKIWLTHGHIDHVGGAADLRDALQVKIEGPHIADKYLLDNVVSSGERFGMTDVRNFGPDRWLDEGEQVSIGDLTFDILHCPGHSPGSVVFFNKELRFAHVGDVLFNGSVGRTDLPGGSHATLINSIKEKLLPLGDDVGFICGHGAGSSIGQERLTNPFITGEIGI; this is translated from the coding sequence ATGGATGATAAAATAGAGACCCAGGCGAAGGCCGGCGCGATGATCGTGCCGGTGACGCTGTTCGAGCAGAACTGCACCATCATCTGGCACGAGCCTTCCAGGAAGGCCGTGGTGATCGACCCCGGCGGGGACGTTCCCAAGATTCTGGAAGCAATCAAGCAGACCGGCGTCACGGTCGAGAAGATCTGGCTCACCCACGGCCATATCGACCATGTCGGCGGCGCCGCCGACTTGCGCGATGCGCTGCAGGTGAAGATCGAGGGTCCGCATATCGCCGACAAATACCTGCTCGACAATGTCGTGAGCAGCGGCGAGCGCTTCGGCATGACCGATGTGCGCAATTTCGGGCCCGACCGCTGGCTCGACGAAGGCGAGCAGGTCTCGATCGGTGATCTCACGTTCGACATCCTGCACTGCCCCGGCCATTCGCCGGGCAGCGTGGTGTTCTTCAACAAGGAATTGCGCTTCGCCCATGTCGGCGACGTGCTGTTCAACGGCTCAGTCGGACGCACCGATTTGCCTGGCGGCAGCCACGCCACGCTAATCAACTCGATCAAGGAAAAGCTGCTGCCGCTCGGCGACGACGTCGGCTTCATCTGCGGCCACGGCGCCGGCTCCAGCATCGGCCAGGAGCGCCTGACCAACCCGTTCATCACCGGCGAGATCGGAATTTAA
- a CDS encoding extracellular catalytic domain type 1 short-chain-length polyhydroxyalkanoate depolymerase has translation MSLAKNVEFLRHFPKLNGFNGLGIYGRTVSPSGRSPLVEISGFGTNPGALKMFAYVPDPLPRAPALVVVLHGCGQTAAGYDFGTGWSTLAKRYGFALLMPEQQASNNANTCFNWFNPGDIARGRGEAASIRQMVARMVADQKIDSRHIYITGLSAGGAMTSVMLAVYPEVFAGGAIIAGLPYGIASNVREALGGMMQSTSRPAGKLGDLVRKASKHKGPWPKVSVWHGSADRTVNPGNANEIVKQWLDVHGLPSASMSASDVDGHPREVWWNADGETVVESYTITDMAHGTPLGLAGNDEPYGAEGAFLIEAGISSSYHIANFFGLTERVSQPNEAAVNSAKRAAPIAPSAATASLQSSDLAATLWSRAHKPVRQPEPAPREPKRRGIDVGAVITRALTAAGLMK, from the coding sequence TTGTCGCTCGCGAAGAACGTCGAATTCTTGCGCCATTTCCCGAAGCTGAACGGGTTCAATGGCTTGGGAATCTATGGCCGAACCGTTTCGCCGTCGGGGCGGAGTCCGCTGGTTGAGATCAGCGGATTTGGCACCAATCCCGGCGCGCTCAAAATGTTCGCCTATGTGCCGGACCCGTTGCCGCGCGCGCCTGCGCTCGTCGTCGTCCTGCACGGCTGCGGCCAGACCGCGGCCGGTTACGACTTCGGCACCGGCTGGTCGACACTCGCCAAACGCTATGGCTTTGCGTTGCTGATGCCCGAACAGCAGGCCTCGAATAACGCCAACACCTGTTTCAACTGGTTCAATCCGGGCGACATCGCGCGCGGCCGCGGCGAAGCCGCTTCGATCCGGCAGATGGTCGCGCGGATGGTCGCCGATCAAAAAATCGATTCCCGCCACATCTATATCACCGGACTTTCCGCCGGCGGCGCGATGACGTCGGTGATGCTGGCTGTCTATCCGGAAGTGTTCGCGGGCGGCGCCATCATCGCCGGTCTCCCCTACGGCATCGCCAGCAATGTCCGGGAAGCGCTCGGCGGCATGATGCAGTCGACGTCGCGCCCCGCCGGCAAATTGGGCGATCTCGTCCGCAAGGCCTCCAAGCACAAGGGCCCGTGGCCGAAAGTGTCGGTGTGGCACGGCAGCGCCGACCGCACGGTGAATCCCGGCAACGCCAACGAAATCGTCAAGCAATGGCTCGACGTTCACGGTCTGCCATCAGCGTCGATGTCGGCCAGCGATGTCGACGGCCATCCGCGCGAGGTCTGGTGGAACGCCGACGGCGAGACCGTCGTCGAGTCCTACACCATCACCGATATGGCCCATGGCACGCCGCTGGGCTTAGCCGGCAATGACGAGCCCTATGGCGCGGAAGGCGCGTTCCTGATCGAAGCGGGGATCTCGTCGTCCTATCACATCGCCAACTTTTTCGGCCTGACCGAGCGCGTCAGCCAGCCGAATGAAGCTGCAGTCAATAGTGCGAAGCGCGCGGCGCCAATCGCTCCTTCGGCCGCCACCGCTTCCCTGCAGTCGTCTGACCTCGCCGCCACGCTCTGGTCGCGGGCCCACAAGCCGGTTCGCCAACCCGAGCCGGCGCCGCGCGAACCGAAGCGTCGCGGCATCGATGTCGGCGCCGTCATCACCCGCGCCCTGACGGCCGCGGGACTGATGAAATAA
- a CDS encoding Lrp/AsnC family transcriptional regulator has protein sequence MVGWSNPKVEAIFPEKVKASPDVLECHHVTGAWNHLLKVRVGTTRDLEGFLTETIKAVNGVERTETLITLSSAKETWKVSLEAVQF, from the coding sequence ATGGTGGGCTGGAGCAATCCGAAGGTCGAGGCGATATTTCCGGAGAAGGTGAAGGCCTCACCCGACGTACTGGAGTGCCATCACGTCACCGGCGCCTGGAATCACCTTCTCAAAGTTCGAGTCGGCACCACGCGCGATCTCGAAGGGTTTCTCACCGAAACCATCAAGGCGGTGAATGGCGTGGAGCGAACCGAGACGCTGATCACGCTGTCGTCGGCCAAGGAGACGTGGAAGGTCAGTCTCGAGGCCGTGCAATTCTGA
- a CDS encoding LLM class flavin-dependent oxidoreductase, which produces MARLKFGAFLAPHHPIGENPLLQFRRDLDFVEQIDALGFDEFWCGEHHSSGWEMIASPEMFLAAAGERTKRIKLGTGVISLPYHHPYNVAQRMVQLDWMTGGRAIFGSGPGALASDAHTLGIDPMTQRDRQDEAIAIIRRLFKGERVTARSDWFTMNDAALQLLPLQEDMPFVVASQISPSGMTLAGKYGIGIISLGSMSTQGLMALPTQWGFAEDAAKKAGTTVSRSDWRVLLSWHIAETREQAQHEAGPGLMRWHNEYNVRTLQRPGLEPFTSPEDAIEKTAGGENAASTIGTPDDLVKTIKNLMQVSGGVGTIIGFVHDWANPENTRRSWDMVARYVIPEINGYVAKLRESQTFVIENRAVFERAGQAVMAKIMENEKAAAALAHTGPGRVAIPTINAPDLQKEAAKRKA; this is translated from the coding sequence ATGGCACGCCTGAAGTTCGGAGCCTTTCTCGCCCCGCATCATCCGATCGGCGAAAATCCCCTGCTGCAGTTCCGCCGCGACCTCGACTTCGTCGAGCAGATCGACGCGCTCGGCTTCGACGAATTCTGGTGCGGCGAACACCATTCCTCGGGCTGGGAAATGATCGCCTCGCCGGAAATGTTTCTAGCGGCTGCCGGCGAACGCACCAAGCGCATCAAGCTCGGCACCGGCGTGATCTCGCTGCCTTATCACCATCCCTACAACGTCGCGCAGCGCATGGTGCAGCTCGACTGGATGACGGGCGGCCGCGCGATCTTCGGCTCCGGCCCGGGTGCGCTGGCCTCCGATGCGCACACGCTCGGCATCGACCCGATGACGCAGCGCGACCGCCAGGACGAGGCGATCGCGATCATCCGCCGCCTGTTCAAGGGCGAACGCGTCACCGCCAGGAGCGACTGGTTCACGATGAACGACGCCGCGCTGCAGTTGCTGCCGCTGCAGGAGGACATGCCGTTCGTGGTGGCGTCGCAGATTTCGCCGTCGGGCATGACGCTCGCCGGCAAATACGGCATCGGCATCATCTCGCTCGGCTCGATGTCGACGCAGGGCCTGATGGCGCTGCCGACGCAGTGGGGCTTTGCCGAGGACGCCGCGAAGAAGGCCGGCACCACCGTGAGCCGCTCCGACTGGCGCGTGCTGCTCTCCTGGCACATCGCCGAGACCCGCGAGCAGGCGCAGCACGAGGCCGGCCCCGGCCTGATGCGCTGGCACAATGAATATAATGTCCGCACGCTGCAGCGGCCGGGCCTGGAGCCGTTCACCTCGCCGGAGGATGCGATCGAGAAAACCGCCGGTGGCGAAAACGCCGCCTCCACCATCGGCACGCCTGATGACCTGGTCAAAACCATCAAGAATTTGATGCAGGTCTCGGGCGGCGTCGGCACCATTATCGGCTTCGTCCACGACTGGGCCAACCCGGAAAATACCCGCCGAAGCTGGGACATGGTGGCGCGCTACGTGATCCCTGAGATCAACGGCTACGTCGCCAAGCTGCGCGAGTCGCAGACATTCGTGATCGAGAACCGCGCGGTGTTTGAGCGTGCAGGCCAGGCCGTGATGGCGAAAATCATGGAAAACGAAAAGGCCGCAGCGGCCCTTGCCCATACCGGCCCCGGCCGCGTTGCGATCCCAACCATCAACGCGCCCGACCTGCAGAAGGAAGCCGCCAAGCGCAAGGCGTGA